The following proteins are co-located in the Triplophysa dalaica isolate WHDGS20190420 chromosome 2, ASM1584641v1, whole genome shotgun sequence genome:
- the fgfbp2b gene encoding fibroblast growth factor-binding protein 2b, with the protein MSNTHASTLPQELETGGSPEVWRDECALLKDLFVGAVFINPIYTSNTFCTVLTSTMRALRSAALFLAGVIWTINAQSSHNNSHPGNNNQGNSINHIESTQTNQKQQQPKVSISDEPISFNTKAKDACSMVISSQANFTKLRVSCKSKGKSYWCDFLGKPSLCKAYKNNPRHYFTQMMWDLRKLHNACQGPRVYKPHMCRSASDEVQMSLHASWPKISKVKPTQAPHDRNENQQKQQQTKLSNSTPKPAKLQPKPQQPARSASKPAKTAASKPVSPRKPVKITTARPTVSEQENETTKLAEEYCWSSLQGVCAYFISFFQN; encoded by the exons ATGTCGAACACCCACGCCTCCACCCTTCCCCAAGA ACTAGAGACTGGAGGCTCCCCAGAGGTCTGGAGAGATGAGTGTGCCCTGCTCAAAGACCTCTTTGTGGGGGCAGTGTTTATAAACCCAATCTATACCTCCAACACCTTCTGCACAGTCCTAA CGTCCACCATGAGAGCTTTACGGAGTGCTGCTCTCTTCCTGGCAGGCGTCATCTGGACCATCAATGCTCAGAGCAGCCACAACAACAGTCACCCTGGCAACAATAACCAGGGGAACAGCATCAACCACATTGAAAGCACCCAGACCAACCAAAAGCAGCAGCAGCCGAAAGTAAGCATCTCGGACGAGCCTATTTCTTTCAACACCAAAGCAAAAGACGCTTGTAGCATGGTCATCTCCAGCCAGGCCAACTTCACTAAGCTCCGCGTCTCCTGCAAGAGCAAGGGAAAGTCTTACTGGTGTGATTTTCTGGGCAAACCTAGCTTGTGTAAAGCATACAAGAACAACCCACGCCACTACTTCACTCAGATGATGTGGGACTTGAGAAAGCTCCACAATGCCTGCCAGGGTCCACGCGTCTACAAGCCACACATGTGCCGCTCCGCCTCAGACGAGGTCCAAATGTCCTTGCACGCATCCTGGCCCAAAATCTCCAAAGTGAAACCGACACAAGCTCCTCATGATCGCAACGAGAACCAGCAAAAGCAACAGCAGACCAAGTTGAGCAATAGCACCCCTAAGCCTGCAAAACTACAGCCTAAACCCCAACAACCGGCTAGATCAGCATCCAAACCAGCCAAGACCGCTGCTTCCAAGCCTGTCTCTCCACGTAAACCAGTCAAGATCACCACAGCAAGACCCACCGTGTCCGAACAGGAGAATGAAACCACCAAGCTGGCAGAGGAGTATTGCTGGAGTAGTCTTCAAGGAGTTTGCGCCTATTTCATCAGCTTTTTCCAGAATTGA
- the fgfbp1b gene encoding fibroblast growth factor-binding protein 1, protein MSFRRHFALLLFLACLSPLIFTAESLKGAGRKEKKQESRGVNTFAVVKGKFITKDKAHCSWVARGEDKYTLSVTCKPVKGDGFTCKYTARPASCPGYVAEPWTYWRQITRSIRRQKKLCSDQRSILKTGLCKSAPQEAHFKLTETAHEKSHTKEKTPPREKEMTTNATTPDTTRKCAQHSDHSKIAKEKCGDSWASLCTFFFTLVQNGDC, encoded by the coding sequence ATGTCATTCCGTCGACATTTTGCGCTCCTGCTGTTCCTCGCGTGTCTCTCGCCGCTGATCTTCACTGCTGAGAGTTTGAAGGGTGctggaagaaaagaaaagaagcaGGAGAGCCGAGGTGTTAACACCTTTGCAGTTGTCAAAGGAAAGTTCATAACCAAGGACAAGGCGCATTGCTCATGGGTGGCGCGCGGAGAGGACAAGTACACTTTGAGTGTTACGTGCAAGCCTGTAAAAGGGGATGGATTCACCTGTAAATACACTGCCAGGCCAGCGTCATGTCCTGGATATGTGGCTGAGCCTTGGACTTACTGGAGACAGATTACCAGATCAATTAGGAGACAGAAGAAACTGTGCTCCGATCAGCGCTCCATACTGAAAACTGGCCTGTGTAAGAGCGCGCCACAGGAGGCACATTTCAAGCTAACCGAAACAGCACACGAGAAATCCCACACGAAAGAGAAGACACCGccgagagagaaagaaatgacCACGAACGCAACGACACCGGACACAACGCGCAAGTGCGCGCAGCACAGCGATCACAGCAAGATCGCCAAAGAGAAGTGCGGAGATTCCTGGGCGAGTCTCTGcacgtttttttttactttagttcAGAACGGAGACTGTTGA
- the anxa5b gene encoding annexin A5b isoform X1 gives MAGRGTVKPHAGFNANNDAEVLFKAMKGFGTDEDAIVQLLTSRSNEQRNQIKAAYKTLHGKDLVNDLKSELGGKFETLIVALMTPPILYDVSCLRDAIKGAGTDEKVLIEILASRPANEINQIKSAYKQAHDKDLEEAVTGDTGGHFQRMLVILLQASRQQGIQESLIQSDAQALFAAGEQKYGTDESQFITILGNRSAAHLRRAFEEYRKLSGYEIEESIQRETSGSLQEVLLAVVKCARSVSAYFAESLYNSMKQGAGTDDQTLMRIMVTRSEVDMMDIRADFRRMFATSLHKTIQGDTSGDYRKALLLLCGGDDA, from the exons ATG GCTGGTAGAGGAACAGTGAAGCCCCATGCAGGATTCAATGCCAATAATGATGCTGAGGTTCTCTTCAAGGCCATGAAAGGATTTG GCACAGATGAGGATGCTATTGTGCAGTTGTTGACATCACGTAGCAATGAGCAGCGCAACCAGATCAAAGCTGCATATAAAACCCTGCATGGAAAG GATTTGGTGAATGATTTGAAGTCAGAGTTGGGTGGCAAGTTTGAGACTCTCATTGTAGCCTTGATGACTCCTcccatactgtatgatgtctcATGCCTACGTGATGCCATCAAG GGGGCAGGCACAGACGAGAAAGTGTTGATCGAGATCCTGGCATCCAGACCAGCTAATGAAATCAATCAGATCAAAAGTGCTTACAAGCAAG cACATGATAAGGACCTGGAGGAAGCTGTGACTGGTGATACTGGAGGTCACTTCCAGAGGATGTTGGTTATCTTGCTGCAA GCCAGCAGACAGCAGGGTATACAAGAGAGCCTCATTCAAAGTGATGCgcag GCATTGTTTGCTGCAGGTGAACAGAAGTATGGCACTGATGAGAGCCAGTTCATCACTATACTGGGAAATCGTAGTGCTGCTCACCTTAGGAGAG CGTTTGAGGAGTATAGAAAGCTGTCAGGGTATGAGATAGAGGAGAGCATCCAGAGAGAAACCTCTGGAAGCCTCCAAGAAGTACTGCTGGCTGTCG TGAAGTGTGCCCGCAGCGTTTCAGCTTATTTTGCTGAGAGTCTTTACAACTCCATGAAA CAGGGGGCAGGTACAGATGACCAAACATTGATGAGGATCATGGTCACCCGCAGTGAAGTTGACATGATGGATATTCGTGCTGATTTCCGCAGAATGTTTGCAACTTCTCTGCATAAAACGATTCAG GGTGATACCTCTGGTGACTACCGTAAAGCCCTGCTGCTGCTGTGTGGTGGAGATGATGCATAA
- the anxa5b gene encoding annexin A5b isoform X2: MAGRGTVKPHAGFNANNDAEVLFKAMKGFGTDEDAIVQLLTSRSNEQRNQIKAAYKTLHGKDLVNDLKSELGGKFETLIVALMTPPILYDVSCLRDAIKGAGTDEKVLIEILASRPANEINQIKSAYKQAHDKDLEEAVTGDTGGHFQRMLVILLQASRQQGIQESLIQSDAQALFAAGEQKYGTDESQFITILGNRSAAHLRRAFEEYRKLSGYEIEESIQRETSGSLQEVLLAVVKCARSVSAYFAESLYNSMKGAGTDDQTLMRIMVTRSEVDMMDIRADFRRMFATSLHKTIQGDTSGDYRKALLLLCGGDDA, translated from the exons ATG GCTGGTAGAGGAACAGTGAAGCCCCATGCAGGATTCAATGCCAATAATGATGCTGAGGTTCTCTTCAAGGCCATGAAAGGATTTG GCACAGATGAGGATGCTATTGTGCAGTTGTTGACATCACGTAGCAATGAGCAGCGCAACCAGATCAAAGCTGCATATAAAACCCTGCATGGAAAG GATTTGGTGAATGATTTGAAGTCAGAGTTGGGTGGCAAGTTTGAGACTCTCATTGTAGCCTTGATGACTCCTcccatactgtatgatgtctcATGCCTACGTGATGCCATCAAG GGGGCAGGCACAGACGAGAAAGTGTTGATCGAGATCCTGGCATCCAGACCAGCTAATGAAATCAATCAGATCAAAAGTGCTTACAAGCAAG cACATGATAAGGACCTGGAGGAAGCTGTGACTGGTGATACTGGAGGTCACTTCCAGAGGATGTTGGTTATCTTGCTGCAA GCCAGCAGACAGCAGGGTATACAAGAGAGCCTCATTCAAAGTGATGCgcag GCATTGTTTGCTGCAGGTGAACAGAAGTATGGCACTGATGAGAGCCAGTTCATCACTATACTGGGAAATCGTAGTGCTGCTCACCTTAGGAGAG CGTTTGAGGAGTATAGAAAGCTGTCAGGGTATGAGATAGAGGAGAGCATCCAGAGAGAAACCTCTGGAAGCCTCCAAGAAGTACTGCTGGCTGTCG TGAAGTGTGCCCGCAGCGTTTCAGCTTATTTTGCTGAGAGTCTTTACAACTCCATGAAA GGGGCAGGTACAGATGACCAAACATTGATGAGGATCATGGTCACCCGCAGTGAAGTTGACATGATGGATATTCGTGCTGATTTCCGCAGAATGTTTGCAACTTCTCTGCATAAAACGATTCAG GGTGATACCTCTGGTGACTACCGTAAAGCCCTGCTGCTGCTGTGTGGTGGAGATGATGCATAA
- the uchl1 gene encoding ubiquitin carboxyl-terminal hydrolase isozyme L1: protein MEWKPMEINPEMLNKVLSKLGVGSSWRYVDVLGLEDESLSGVPSPCCALMLLFPLTQQHEEFRSKQSVGNGQGVYFLKQTVVNSCGTVGLIHAVANNQDIIDFDNNSALKSFLDATSGMSAAERAKKLEKNKAFQETHDAVADEGQCRPAPDKVNFHFITFVNVNGQLYELDGRIDGPVSHGATKPESFVLDAARVCREFMEREKGEVRFSAVALCKA, encoded by the exons ATGGAGTGGAAACCGATGGAAATCAACCCAGAG ATGCTGAACAAG GTATTGAGTAAGCTGGGCGTTGGTTCAAGTTGGCGTTATGTTGATGTTCTGGGTCTAGAGGATGAGTCTTTGTCCGGGGTGCCTTCACCCTGCTGTGCCTTGATGCTGCTCTTTCCTTTAACGCAACAG CATGAGGAATTCCGTTCCAAACAGTCAGTTGGCAACGGTCAAGGCGTGTATTTTCTGAAACAAACGGTGGTCAACTCGTGTGGAACTGTGGGTTTGATACATGCTGTGGCGAACAATCAGGACATTATTGATTTTG ACAATAATTCTGCACTGAAGAGTTTTCTTGATGCCACCTCGGGGATGTCTGCTGCAGAAAGAGCCAAGAAACTTGAGAAAAATAAG GCCTTCCAGGAAACTCATGATGCGGTTGCTGATGAGGGACAGTGTCGG CCAGCGCCAGACAAAGTCAACttccatttcattacatttgtcAATGTAAATGGTCAGCTTTATGAGCTGG ATGGCAGAATTGATGGACCTGTGAGTCATGGAGCCACAAAGCCAGAAAGCTTTGTCCTg GATGCAGCGAGGGTGTGCCGTGAGTTTATGGAGCGAGAGAAAGGGGAGGTGCGTTTCTCTGCTGTGGCTCTTTGCAAAGCCTGA